A window of Saccharomyces paradoxus chromosome XIII, complete sequence contains these coding sequences:
- the ECM16 gene encoding ATP-dependent RNA helicase ECM16 (Essential DEAH-box ATP-dependent RNA helicase specific to U3 snoRNP~similar to YMR128W) — protein MGTYRKRFNEKARSGHMAKLKELKRIRNKQFTRQDENDEKAEKSESASCESGMTDSNVNAEILEPLTEEEKKMKKRKLQELFTPKESKVSRLKKKRLDKFIDHQLKREERKTIIGKLQDYKIDTSLLTSSKRLGEGRQTKKEEFKEALSLERQGRGNEQTKEILYEEYEPKVWDEDGRAESHGDEDEDDFEATFGAMVKPTDKDERKPSGFIDHRPAKFGGFGLGFGFNNIKVINKTSKTPKKKYNWRQRVEMEELKKHGKEDEMDFDTTSEEEEEEEEEEEEEEEEEEEEEEEDKIEPSGNTLEEVAGANSETDLKESDQKDVANEFKDWANQEIKKMEGRDQELVTPTLNIDYKPIIREEDLDDGLNETYIPINENSTRKAFYVEVNRSDEIQKTRIRLPVFGEEHRIMEAIHHNDVVIICGETGSGKTTQVPQFLYEAGFGAEDSPDYPGMVGITQPRRVAAVSMAGRVANELGDHGHKVGYQIRFDSTTKDDTKVKFMTDGVLLREMMHDFKLTKYSSIIIDEAHERNINTDILIGMLSRCVRLRAKQHEENPIEHKKLKLIIMSATLRVSDFSENKALFPIAPPILQVDARQFPVSIHFNRRTAFNYTEEAFRKTCKIHRKLPPGAILVFLTGQQEITHMVKRLRKEFPFKKNSKYNKELETPISKMGISSKTTDLEVEDIDFSVQVIDQDKFKSAIKYEDDEVNNENDVDEEEEEEEGFEEVLTEGQTANDPLYVLPLYSLLPTKEQMRVFQQPPQGSRLCIVATNVAETSLTIPGVRYVVDSGRSKERKYNESNGVQSFEVGWVSKASANQRSGRAGRTGPGHCYRLYSSAVFEHDFEQFSRPEILRMPVESIVLQMKSMAIHNIINFPFPTPPDRVALSKAVQLLQYLGALDNKEMITEDGKKMSLFPLSPRFSKMLLVSDEKACLPYIVAIVSALSVGDPFINEFELGINEISRKPNADEQEDDKDKDLDESTSGMDPELKKELRSKFYKSRAQFGKLDKFGDVFRLLSVVSAMDYVPREQKEIFMKKNFLRGKLMEEIVKLRKQLMYIIKSNTSKENIAVVIRSEDLKSDIPSVIQIKLLKQMICAGFVDHVAIRADVLFPDDAKITNRTSMINIPYIPVLATRTPNIEDCFVYIHPTSILNNLGEMPPKYMLYYSLHVGGSNKTRMNTLCDIASTPLANIARKGLLLTYSKPLTGQGLKTVNLSPTERYCYVVPRFGSKVDNDLKISWDLNPIAVHQRKQKGQWTVIKFITRKGFQAITGEENKK, from the coding sequence ATGGGTACTTATAGAAAAAGGTTTAATGAGAAGGCCAGATCCGGCCATATGGCTAAATTAAAGGAACTGAAAAGAATTAGGAATAAGCAGTTCACCAGACAGGATGAAAACGATGAAAAGGCGGAAAAGTCAGAGTCAGCTTCGTGTGAAAGTGGTATGACGGATTCAAATGTTAATGCAGAAATTCTTGAACCCCttactgaagaagaaaagaagatgaagaaaagaaaactacaAGAGTTATTTACACCAAAGGAATCAAAAGTTTCCaggttaaagaaaaaaaggctGGATAAGTTTATTGACCAccaattgaaaagagagGAAAGAAAGACAATTATAGGTAAACTCCAAGATTATAAGATAGATACGAGTTTGCTGACAAGCTCTAAGAGGCTAGGTGAGGGCAGGCAGactaaaaaggaagaattcaaagaagCACTGAGTTTGGAACGTCAAGGAAGAGGAAATGAACAAACAAAGGAAATATTATACGAAGAATATGAACCAAAAGTTTGGGATGAGGACGGTAGAGCGGAAAGCCATGGGGATGAGGACGAAGATGATTTCGAGGCTACCTTTGGTGCTATGGTGAAACCGACAGACAAGGATGAGAGGAAACCTTCTGGTTTTATTGATCACAGGCCAGCAAAATTTGGTGGCTTTGGTCTTGGCTTCGGATTCAACAATATAAAAGTCATAAATAAAACAAGCAAAACtccgaagaagaaatataatTGGAGACAACGTGTAGAAATGGAAGAACTGAAGAAGCATGGGAAAGAAGACGAAATGGATTTTGACACGAcatcagaagaagaggaagaggaagaggaagaggaagaagaagaagaagaagaagaagaagaagaagaagaagaagacaaaattGAGCCTAGTGGAAACACACTCGAAGAAGTCGCAGGTGCAAATAGTGAAACTGACTTAAAAGAATCTGACCAGAAAGACGTCGCTAACGAATTCAAGGACTGGGCCAATCaggaaattaaaaaaatggaaggTAGAGACCAAGAGCTAGTTACTCCTACTTTGAACATCGATTATAAACCGATCATTAGAGAGGAAGATTTAGATGATGGTCTCAACGAAACTTATATCCCAATAAATGAGAATTCCACGCGTAAAGCCTTCTATGTTGAAGTTAACAGATCagatgaaattcaaaaaacaagaattcGACTACCAGTGTTTGGTGAGGAACACAGAATTATGGAGGCTATTCATCATAACGATGTGGTAATTATTTGTGGTGAAACCGGGTCAGGTAAGACTACACAGGTCCCACAATTTTTATATGAAGCTGGGTTTGGTGCCGAAGACTCCCCCGATTACCCAGGAATGGTGGGCATAACACAACCAAGAAGAGTGGCTGCTGTGTCTATGGCTGGGCGTGTAGCAAACGAATTGGGTGACCATGGCCATAAAGTGGGATACCAAATTAGGTTTGACTCTACTACGAAAGATGACACAAAGGTCAAGTTTATGACAGATGGTGTCTTATTACGAGAAATGATGCACGATTTTAAGCTGACTAAATATTCCTCTATTATCATAGATGAAGCCCACGAAAGAAACATCAATACTGACATTTTGATTGGTATGCTGAGCCGTTGCGTTCGTTTAAGAGCCAAACAGCATGAGGAGAATCCAATCGAACACAAGAAGCTTaaacttattattatgtcAGCTACATTAAGGGTGTCAGATTTCAGTGAAAACAAAGCATTGTTCCCCATTGCACCCCCTATCTTACAAGTTGATGCAAGACAGTTTCCTGTCTCTATTCACTTTAACCGTAGAACTGCATTCAATTATACAGAAGAGGCTTTCAGAAAGACTTGTAAAATTCACCGGAAATTACCTCCTGGTGCTATATTGGTGTTTTTAACCGGTCAGCAAGAAATCACCCATATGGTAAAAAGGCTAAGAAAGGAATTtccattcaagaaaaattccaagtacaataaagaattggaaaCTCCCATTTCTAAAATGGGTATTAGCTCAAAGACAACGGATTTGGAGGTTGAGGATATAGATTTTAGTGTCCAAGTTATCGATCAAGATAAGTTCAAGAGCGCGATAAAATATGAAGACGATGAAGTTAACAACGAAAACGATGttgacgaagaagaggaggaagaagaaggattTGAGGAAGTCCTGACTGAAGGGCAAACAGCTAATGATCCCTTATATGTGCTTCCGCTTTATTCTCTATTACCAACCAAGGAACAAATGAGAGTCTTTCAGCAGCCTCCCCAAGGTTCCAGGTTGTGCATTGTTGCAACAAATGTTGCAGAAACATCGCTAACTATACCCGGGGTTAGATATGTTGTTGATTCCGGGAGGTCCAAGGAACGTAAATATAATGAATCAAATGGCGTACAGAGTTTCGAAGTTGGCTGGGTAAGTAAAGCTAGTGCCAATCAAAGAAGCGGAAGAGCTGGTCGTACTGGACCGGGCCATTGTTACCGCTTATATTCTTCTGCTGTCTTTGAGCACGATTTCGAACAATTCTCTAGACCTGAAATCTTAAGAATGCCGGTGGAGAGCATTGTGTTACAAATGAAGAGTATGGCCATTcataatattatcaattttccatttccaaCCCCTCCAGATAGAGTGGCTCTTTCCAAGGCAGTGCAATTACTGCAATATTTAGGGGCTCTTGATAATAAAGAGATGATTACTGAAGatggtaaaaaaatgagCCTTTTCCCACTTTCACCTagattttccaaaatgTTACTTGTTTCCGATGAAAAGGCCTGCCTTCCTTATATCGTGGCAATCGTTAGTGCTCTTTCAGTGGGAGATCCTTTTATCAATGAATTTGAGTTAGGAATAAACGAAATTTCCAGAAAACCAAACGCTgatgaacaagaagatgataagGACAAAGATCTTGATGAGTCAACATCAGGTATGGACCCTGAACTTAAAAAGGAATTGCGCAgtaaattttataaaagCAGGGCACAGTTTGGTAAGTTAGACAAGTTCGGTGATGTATTTCGCTTATTAAGCGTTGTAAGTGCAATGGATTATGTTCCAAGggaacaaaaagaaatatttatgaagaaaaattttttaagaGGCAAACTAATGGAAGAAATTGTCAAATTGAGAAAGCAGTTAATGTATATTATCAAGTCCAACacatcaaaagaaaacattgCCGTAGTAATTAGGAGCGAAGATTTAAAAAGTGACATTCCAAGCGTAATACAAATAAAACTATTAAAACAAATGATTTGCGCCGGTTTTGTCGACCATGTCGCCATTAGAGCAGATGTTTTATTTCCAGATGACGCCAAGATAACCAACAGAACTTCCATGATCAATATTCCTTATATTCCCGTTTTGGCTACGAGAACACCAAATATCGAGGACTGCTTTGTCTACATCCATCCAACTTCAATCTTAAATAACTTGGGGGAAATGCCACCCAAATATATGCTGTATTATTCGTTGCACGTGGGTGGAAGTAACAAAACAAGAATGAATACTTTATGTGATATCGCAAGCACTCCCCTAGCAAACATAGCAAGGAAGGGTCTTCTTTTGACATACAGTAAACCTTTGACCGGTCAAGGCTTGAAGACCGTTAATTTATCGCCTACGGAGCGGTATTGTTATGTGGTTCCTAGATTCGGATCTAAAGTTGACAATGATCTCAAGATTAGCTGGGATTTAAATCCTATAGCAGTGCATCAAAGGAAGCAAAAAGGCCAATGGACAGTCATTAAGTTTATTACCAGGAAGGGTTTCCAGGCCATTACCGgcgaagaaaataaaaaatga